In one Mycoplasmopsis canis PG 14 genomic region, the following are encoded:
- the pepF gene encoding oligoendopeptidase F → MEVKQYKNHKEVPSKYKWDLDDILKGKSIHYWIDEYEKIMKQRINIKDSKFNSIEEYLVDIELAEKQELISNKIDNYISNNQNTDIVNSDFIKLSKDFELKSHELSKEFGSETNRFFIHIEKMKKWKEDSRLKLYKRDIEDLIASKDHKLDDKIEEFLLETSIGEPDPHSIFSILSNSELDFGYITLKNGKKVKLDKVNRTKFLKSDDSKVRKQAFNNFWDGYIKHKDSFAEILFQHFNKLVTVAKVRKYKSAVDMLTFDDKVTDKTLLKLFNKVSEKRNIIKKYVKNYKIFYKKRFKEDFNEWDSMRDLVKVKSSYSVEEMNELVKESLKPFGEEYSEQINKALTENWVDYMSTKTKRGGAYSIGGTYGIDKKYILMNFDGTLRSVETLAHELGHSMHSYYSDKHNDINNASYPIFLAEIASIFNELMLFDYLLKNSKNDKLKFNILDSIISGFNGTVLKQVMWSNYEYDLYKGIQEGKINSSYDSISKTYFENAKKYSLKDKISYSIKNTIQSIYVPHYYYGFYVYKYAIGQLVAIYFFKQYKNYGKEALDNYIKNFLSAGGNDYPIEILKKVGVDLNDDKFYDEGFQYIEDLVQEWTKLGKKIFK, encoded by the coding sequence ATGGAAGTAAAGCAATATAAGAACCATAAAGAAGTGCCATCAAAATATAAATGAGATTTAGATGATATTCTTAAGGGCAAGAGTATTCATTATTGAATTGATGAATATGAAAAAATAATGAAACAAAGAATAAATATAAAGGACTCAAAATTTAATTCAATTGAAGAGTATTTGGTAGATATAGAACTAGCAGAGAAACAAGAGCTAATTTCAAATAAAATTGACAATTACATATCGAATAATCAAAATACAGATATAGTAAATTCGGACTTTATCAAATTAAGTAAAGACTTTGAACTAAAAAGCCATGAATTAAGTAAAGAATTTGGTTCTGAAACAAATAGATTTTTTATCCATATTGAAAAAATGAAAAAATGGAAAGAAGATTCAAGACTAAAATTATATAAAAGAGACATTGAAGATTTAATTGCATCAAAAGACCATAAATTAGATGATAAAATAGAAGAATTTTTATTAGAAACATCTATCGGAGAACCTGATCCGCATTCTATTTTTAGTATTTTGAGTAATAGCGAACTAGATTTTGGATATATAACTCTTAAAAACGGAAAGAAAGTTAAATTAGACAAAGTAAATAGAACTAAATTTTTGAAATCTGATGATTCAAAAGTAAGGAAGCAAGCGTTTAATAATTTTTGAGACGGATACATTAAACATAAAGACTCTTTTGCTGAAATATTGTTTCAACATTTCAACAAGCTTGTAACAGTTGCGAAAGTTAGAAAATATAAATCAGCAGTCGATATGCTTACATTTGATGATAAAGTAACCGACAAAACATTATTAAAATTGTTTAATAAAGTATCAGAAAAAAGAAATATTATTAAGAAATATGTAAAAAATTACAAAATATTTTACAAAAAACGTTTTAAAGAAGATTTTAATGAATGAGATAGCATGAGAGATCTTGTTAAAGTTAAAAGTAGTTATTCAGTTGAAGAAATGAATGAATTAGTTAAAGAATCTTTAAAACCATTTGGTGAAGAATATTCAGAACAAATTAATAAAGCTTTAACTGAAAATTGAGTTGATTATATGAGTACAAAAACCAAAAGAGGCGGAGCGTATAGTATCGGCGGAACTTATGGTATTGATAAAAAATACATTTTAATGAACTTTGATGGTACTTTAAGAAGTGTAGAAACACTTGCGCATGAATTAGGTCATTCGATGCATTCATATTATTCAGATAAACATAATGATATTAACAATGCTAGTTATCCTATTTTCCTTGCTGAAATAGCGTCTATATTTAATGAATTAATGTTATTTGATTATTTATTAAAAAATTCAAAGAATGATAAGTTAAAATTCAATATTCTAGATAGTATCATAAGCGGATTTAACGGAACTGTCTTAAAACAAGTTATGTGATCTAATTATGAATATGACTTATATAAAGGTATTCAAGAAGGAAAAATTAATTCGAGTTATGATTCAATTAGTAAAACATATTTCGAAAATGCAAAAAAATACAGTTTAAAAGATAAAATCAGTTATTCAATTAAAAACACAATTCAATCAATCTACGTCCCTCATTACTACTATGGTTTTTATGTTTATAAGTATGCTATAGGACAGTTAGTTGCGATATACTTCTTTAAACAATATAAAAATTATGGTAAAGAAGCTTTAGATAATTATATTAAAAACTTCTTAAGCGCTGGAGGGAATGATTACCCAATTGAAATATTAAAAAAAGTTGGTGTGGACTTAAATGATGACAAATTTTATGATGAAGGGTTCCAATATATAGAGGACCTTGTTCAAGAATGAACAAAATTAGGAAAGAAAATATTTAAATAG